The following coding sequences are from one Eriocheir sinensis breed Jianghai 21 chromosome 13, ASM2467909v1, whole genome shotgun sequence window:
- the LOC126998057 gene encoding uncharacterized protein LOC126998057 isoform X46, translating into MGHKVSREKVNVVVSLRESLCRLDTLKVSYRGRGCLKRRREIACFTFPVTGWWCAEGIAACEAEGGLRVPLAALKQKDGNRTVQLRCSSGRKTLLKGSMSLERFLDNVEFLHFSLFCDSQDPSVAYTSMRCNGRRCDEAARPPVYHQEKGVKEASSPAQASTTQAGDGSAITQDSTTQAGNGSAITKVSTTETGDGSVIITKVSTTETGDGGAITKVSTTQAGDAGVITKASTNCETNVVSPPRGTTKNSTSKTLRRRKTKKPKCRPRGTDTVTPEGHSAPYTWTDAFMDGTAICSVVLSCVLLYWTDWGRAATPTWRP; encoded by the exons ATGGGTCACAAAGTATCCCGAGAGAAAGTGAACGTGGTAGTTAGCCTGCGGGAAAGCCTGTGCAGGCTGGACACCCTCAAGGTGTCTTACAGGGGCCGGGGATGCCTCAAGAGGCGACGGGAGATCGCCTGCTTTACCTTCCCCGTGACCGGCTGGTGGTGCGCCGAGGGGATAGCGGCGTGTGAGGCCGAGGGCGGCCTGCGCGTGCCCTTGGCCGCGCTCAAGCAAAAGGACGGCAATAGGACCGTCCAGCTGCGATGCAGCTCCGGCAGGAAGACCCTGCTGAAGGGATCGATGAGTCTGGAAAGGTTCCTCGATAACGTCGAGTTCCTGCACTTTTCGTTATTCTGTGACAGCCAAGACCCAAGCGTGGCGTACACCAGCATGAGGTGCAACGGGCGCCGCTGCGATGAGGCTGCGCGGCCCCCAGTGTATCACCAGGAAAAGGGCGTGAAAGAGGCCAGTAGCCCCGCCCAAGCCTCAACTACCCAGGCAGGTGATGGAAGCGCCATCACCCAAGACTCAACTACTCAGGCAGGTAATGGAAGCGCCATCACCAAAGTCTCCACTACTGAGACAG gtgatggaagcgTCATCATCACCAAAGTCTCCACTACTGAGACAG GTGATGGAGGCGCCATCACCAAAGTCTCCACTACCCAGGCAGGTGATGCTGGAGTCATCACCAAAGCCTCAACGAACTGTGAGACCAATGTTGTGAGTCCACCCCGCGGCACGACCAAGAACTCCACCAGCAAGACTCTCCGCCGCCGGAAGACCAAGAAGCCCAAATGTCGCCCCCGAGGTACAGACACCGTGACTCCCGAGGGACACAGCGCGCCTTACACATGGACGGACGCATTTATGGACGGCACGGCGATCTGTAGCGTGGTCCTGTCCTGCGTCCTGTTGTACTGGACTGACTGGGGACGCGCCGCCACGCCCACCTGGAGGCCCTGA
- the LOC126998057 gene encoding uncharacterized protein LOC126998057 isoform X50 translates to MGHKVSREKVNVVVSLRESLCRLDTLKVSYRGRGCLKRRREIACFTFPVTGWWCAEGIAACEAEGGLRVPLAALKQKDGNRTVQLRCSSGRKTLLKGSMSLERFLDNVEFLHFSLFCDSQDPSVAYTSMRCNGRRCDEAARPPVYHQEKGVKEASSPAQASTTQAGDGSAITQDSTTQAGNGSAITKVSTTETGDGGAITKVSTTQAGDAGVITKASTNCETNVVSPPRGTTKNSTSKTLRRRKTKKPKCRPRGTDTVTPEGHSAPYTWTDAFMDGTAICSVVLSCVLLYWTDWGRAATPTWRP, encoded by the exons ATGGGTCACAAAGTATCCCGAGAGAAAGTGAACGTGGTAGTTAGCCTGCGGGAAAGCCTGTGCAGGCTGGACACCCTCAAGGTGTCTTACAGGGGCCGGGGATGCCTCAAGAGGCGACGGGAGATCGCCTGCTTTACCTTCCCCGTGACCGGCTGGTGGTGCGCCGAGGGGATAGCGGCGTGTGAGGCCGAGGGCGGCCTGCGCGTGCCCTTGGCCGCGCTCAAGCAAAAGGACGGCAATAGGACCGTCCAGCTGCGATGCAGCTCCGGCAGGAAGACCCTGCTGAAGGGATCGATGAGTCTGGAAAGGTTCCTCGATAACGTCGAGTTCCTGCACTTTTCGTTATTCTGTGACAGCCAAGACCCAAGCGTGGCGTACACCAGCATGAGGTGCAACGGGCGCCGCTGCGATGAGGCTGCGCGGCCCCCAGTGTATCACCAGGAAAAGGGCGTGAAAGAGGCCAGTAGCCCCGCCCAAGCCTCAACTACCCAGGCAGGTGATGGAAGCGCCATCACCCAAGACTCAACTACTCAGGCAGGTAATGGAAGCGCCATCACCAAAGTCTCCACTACTGAGACAG GTGATGGAGGCGCCATCACCAAAGTCTCCACTACCCAGGCAGGTGATGCTGGAGTCATCACCAAAGCCTCAACGAACTGTGAGACCAATGTTGTGAGTCCACCCCGCGGCACGACCAAGAACTCCACCAGCAAGACTCTCCGCCGCCGGAAGACCAAGAAGCCCAAATGTCGCCCCCGAGGTACAGACACCGTGACTCCCGAGGGACACAGCGCGCCTTACACATGGACGGACGCATTTATGGACGGCACGGCGATCTGTAGCGTGGTCCTGTCCTGCGTCCTGTTGTACTGGACTGACTGGGGACGCGCCGCCACGCCCACCTGGAGGCCCTGA
- the LOC126998057 gene encoding putative per-hexamer repeat protein 5 isoform X17 — protein MGHKVSREKVNVVVSLRESLCRLDTLKVSYRGRGCLKRRREIACFTFPVTGWWCAEGIAACEAEGGLRVPLAALKQKDGNRTVQLRCSSGRKTLLKGSMSLERFLDNVEFLHFSLFCDSQDPSVAYTSMRCNGRRCDEAARPPVYHQEKGVKEASSPAQASTTQAGDGSAITQDSTTQAGNGSAITKVSTTETGDGSIITKVSTTGTGDGSAITKVSTTETGDGSAITKVSTTETGDGSAITKVSTTETGDGSVITKVSTTQAGDGSIITKVSTTETGDGGAITKVSTTQAGDAGVITKASTNCETNVVSPPRGTTKNSTSKTLRRRKTKKPKCRPRGTDTVTPEGHSAPYTWTDAFMDGTAICSVVLSCVLLYWTDWGRAATPTWRP, from the exons ATGGGTCACAAAGTATCCCGAGAGAAAGTGAACGTGGTAGTTAGCCTGCGGGAAAGCCTGTGCAGGCTGGACACCCTCAAGGTGTCTTACAGGGGCCGGGGATGCCTCAAGAGGCGACGGGAGATCGCCTGCTTTACCTTCCCCGTGACCGGCTGGTGGTGCGCCGAGGGGATAGCGGCGTGTGAGGCCGAGGGCGGCCTGCGCGTGCCCTTGGCCGCGCTCAAGCAAAAGGACGGCAATAGGACCGTCCAGCTGCGATGCAGCTCCGGCAGGAAGACCCTGCTGAAGGGATCGATGAGTCTGGAAAGGTTCCTCGATAACGTCGAGTTCCTGCACTTTTCGTTATTCTGTGACAGCCAAGACCCAAGCGTGGCGTACACCAGCATGAGGTGCAACGGGCGCCGCTGCGATGAGGCTGCGCGGCCCCCAGTGTATCACCAGGAAAAGGGCGTGAAAGAGGCCAGTAGCCCCGCCCAAGCCTCAACTACCCAGGCAGGTGATGGAAGCGCCATCACCCAAGACTCAACTACTCAGGCAGGTAATGGAAGCGCCATCACCAAAGTCTCCACTACTGAGACAG GTGATGGAAGCATCATCACCAAAGTCTCCACTActgggacag GTGATGGAAGCGCCATCACCAAAGTCTCCACTACTGAGACAGGTGATGGAAGCGCCATCACCAAAGTCTCCACTACTGAGACAGGTGATGGAAGCGCCATCACCAAAGTCTCCACTACTGAGACAGGTGATGGAAGCGTCATCACCAAAGTCTCCACTACCCAGGCAGGTGATGGAAGCATCATCACCAAAGTCTCCACTACTGAGACAGGTGATGGAGGCGCCATCACCAAAGTCTCCACTACCCAGGCAGGTGATGCTGGAGTCATCACCAAAGCCTCAACGAACTGTGAGACCAATGTTGTGAGTCCACCCCGCGGCACGACCAAGAACTCCACCAGCAAGACTCTCCGCCGCCGGAAGACCAAGAAGCCCAAATGTCGCCCCCGAGGTACAGACACCGTGACTCCCGAGGGACACAGCGCGCCTTACACATGGACGGACGCATTTATGGACGGCACGGCGATCTGTAGCGTGGTCCTGTCCTGCGTCCTGTTGTACTGGACTGACTGGGGACGCGCCGCCACGCCCACCTGGAGGCCCTGA
- the LOC126998057 gene encoding uncharacterized protein LOC126998057 isoform X23, with translation MGHKVSREKVNVVVSLRESLCRLDTLKVSYRGRGCLKRRREIACFTFPVTGWWCAEGIAACEAEGGLRVPLAALKQKDGNRTVQLRCSSGRKTLLKGSMSLERFLDNVEFLHFSLFCDSQDPSVAYTSMRCNGRRCDEAARPPVYHQEKGVKEASSPAQASTTQAGDGSAITQDSTTQAADAGVITKVSTTETGDGSAITKVSTTETGDGSAITKVSTTETGDGSAITKVSTTETGDGSVITKVSTTQAGDGSIITKVSTTETGDGGAITKVSTTQAGDAGVITKASTNCETNVVSPPRGTTKNSTSKTLRRRKTKKPKCRPRGTDTVTPEGHSAPYTWTDAFMDGTAICSVVLSCVLLYWTDWGRAATPTWRP, from the exons ATGGGTCACAAAGTATCCCGAGAGAAAGTGAACGTGGTAGTTAGCCTGCGGGAAAGCCTGTGCAGGCTGGACACCCTCAAGGTGTCTTACAGGGGCCGGGGATGCCTCAAGAGGCGACGGGAGATCGCCTGCTTTACCTTCCCCGTGACCGGCTGGTGGTGCGCCGAGGGGATAGCGGCGTGTGAGGCCGAGGGCGGCCTGCGCGTGCCCTTGGCCGCGCTCAAGCAAAAGGACGGCAATAGGACCGTCCAGCTGCGATGCAGCTCCGGCAGGAAGACCCTGCTGAAGGGATCGATGAGTCTGGAAAGGTTCCTCGATAACGTCGAGTTCCTGCACTTTTCGTTATTCTGTGACAGCCAAGACCCAAGCGTGGCGTACACCAGCATGAGGTGCAACGGGCGCCGCTGCGATGAGGCTGCGCGGCCCCCAGTGTATCACCAGGAAAAGGGCGTGAAAGAGGCCAGTAGCCCCGCCCAAGCCTCAACTACCCAGGCAGGTGATGGAAGCGCCATCACCCAAGACTCAACTACTCAGGCAG CTGATGCTGGAGTCATCACCAAAGTCTCCACTACTGAGACAG GTGATGGAAGCGCCATCACCAAAGTCTCCACTACTGAGACAGGTGATGGAAGCGCCATCACCAAAGTCTCCACTACTGAGACAGGTGATGGAAGCGCCATCACCAAAGTCTCCACTACTGAGACAGGTGATGGAAGCGTCATCACCAAAGTCTCCACTACCCAGGCAGGTGATGGAAGCATCATCACCAAAGTCTCCACTACTGAGACAGGTGATGGAGGCGCCATCACCAAAGTCTCCACTACCCAGGCAGGTGATGCTGGAGTCATCACCAAAGCCTCAACGAACTGTGAGACCAATGTTGTGAGTCCACCCCGCGGCACGACCAAGAACTCCACCAGCAAGACTCTCCGCCGCCGGAAGACCAAGAAGCCCAAATGTCGCCCCCGAGGTACAGACACCGTGACTCCCGAGGGACACAGCGCGCCTTACACATGGACGGACGCATTTATGGACGGCACGGCGATCTGTAGCGTGGTCCTGTCCTGCGTCCTGTTGTACTGGACTGACTGGGGACGCGCCGCCACGCCCACCTGGAGGCCCTGA
- the LOC126998057 gene encoding uncharacterized protein LOC126998057 isoform X34, whose translation MGHKVSREKVNVVVSLRESLCRLDTLKVSYRGRGCLKRRREIACFTFPVTGWWCAEGIAACEAEGGLRVPLAALKQKDGNRTVQLRCSSGRKTLLKGSMSLERFLDNVEFLHFSLFCDSQDPSVAYTSMRCNGRRCDEAARPPVYHQEKGVKEASSPAQASTTQAGDGSAITQDSTTQAGNGSAITKVSTTETGDESAITQASTTQAADAGVITKVSTTETGDGSVIITKVSTTETGDGGAITKVSTTQAGDAGVITKASTNCETNVVSPPRGTTKNSTSKTLRRRKTKKPKCRPRGTDTVTPEGHSAPYTWTDAFMDGTAICSVVLSCVLLYWTDWGRAATPTWRP comes from the exons ATGGGTCACAAAGTATCCCGAGAGAAAGTGAACGTGGTAGTTAGCCTGCGGGAAAGCCTGTGCAGGCTGGACACCCTCAAGGTGTCTTACAGGGGCCGGGGATGCCTCAAGAGGCGACGGGAGATCGCCTGCTTTACCTTCCCCGTGACCGGCTGGTGGTGCGCCGAGGGGATAGCGGCGTGTGAGGCCGAGGGCGGCCTGCGCGTGCCCTTGGCCGCGCTCAAGCAAAAGGACGGCAATAGGACCGTCCAGCTGCGATGCAGCTCCGGCAGGAAGACCCTGCTGAAGGGATCGATGAGTCTGGAAAGGTTCCTCGATAACGTCGAGTTCCTGCACTTTTCGTTATTCTGTGACAGCCAAGACCCAAGCGTGGCGTACACCAGCATGAGGTGCAACGGGCGCCGCTGCGATGAGGCTGCGCGGCCCCCAGTGTATCACCAGGAAAAGGGCGTGAAAGAGGCCAGTAGCCCCGCCCAAGCCTCAACTACCCAGGCAGGTGATGGAAGCGCCATCACCCAAGACTCAACTACTCAGGCAGGTAATGGAAGCGCCATCACCAAAGTCTCCACTACTGAGACAGGTGATGAAAGCGCCATCACCCAAGCCTCAACTACTCAGGCAGCTGATGCTGGAGTCATCACCAAAGTCTCCACTACTGAGACAG gtgatggaagcgTCATCATCACCAAAGTCTCCACTACTGAGACAG GTGATGGAGGCGCCATCACCAAAGTCTCCACTACCCAGGCAGGTGATGCTGGAGTCATCACCAAAGCCTCAACGAACTGTGAGACCAATGTTGTGAGTCCACCCCGCGGCACGACCAAGAACTCCACCAGCAAGACTCTCCGCCGCCGGAAGACCAAGAAGCCCAAATGTCGCCCCCGAGGTACAGACACCGTGACTCCCGAGGGACACAGCGCGCCTTACACATGGACGGACGCATTTATGGACGGCACGGCGATCTGTAGCGTGGTCCTGTCCTGCGTCCTGTTGTACTGGACTGACTGGGGACGCGCCGCCACGCCCACCTGGAGGCCCTGA
- the LOC126998057 gene encoding uncharacterized protein LOC126998057 isoform X10 yields the protein MGHKVSREKVNVVVSLRESLCRLDTLKVSYRGRGCLKRRREIACFTFPVTGWWCAEGIAACEAEGGLRVPLAALKQKDGNRTVQLRCSSGRKTLLKGSMSLERFLDNVEFLHFSLFCDSQDPSVAYTSMRCNGRRCDEAARPPVYHQEKGVKEASSPAQASTTQAGDGSAITQDSTTQAGNGSAITKVSTTETGDESAITQASTTQAADAGVITKVSTTETGDGSAITKVSTTETGDGSAITKVSTTETGDGSAITKVSTTETGDGSVITKVSTTQAGDGSIITKVSTTETGDGGAITKVSTTQAGDAGVITKASTNCETNVVSPPRGTTKNSTSKTLRRRKTKKPKCRPRGTDTVTPEGHSAPYTWTDAFMDGTAICSVVLSCVLLYWTDWGRAATPTWRP from the exons ATGGGTCACAAAGTATCCCGAGAGAAAGTGAACGTGGTAGTTAGCCTGCGGGAAAGCCTGTGCAGGCTGGACACCCTCAAGGTGTCTTACAGGGGCCGGGGATGCCTCAAGAGGCGACGGGAGATCGCCTGCTTTACCTTCCCCGTGACCGGCTGGTGGTGCGCCGAGGGGATAGCGGCGTGTGAGGCCGAGGGCGGCCTGCGCGTGCCCTTGGCCGCGCTCAAGCAAAAGGACGGCAATAGGACCGTCCAGCTGCGATGCAGCTCCGGCAGGAAGACCCTGCTGAAGGGATCGATGAGTCTGGAAAGGTTCCTCGATAACGTCGAGTTCCTGCACTTTTCGTTATTCTGTGACAGCCAAGACCCAAGCGTGGCGTACACCAGCATGAGGTGCAACGGGCGCCGCTGCGATGAGGCTGCGCGGCCCCCAGTGTATCACCAGGAAAAGGGCGTGAAAGAGGCCAGTAGCCCCGCCCAAGCCTCAACTACCCAGGCAGGTGATGGAAGCGCCATCACCCAAGACTCAACTACTCAGGCAGGTAATGGAAGCGCCATCACCAAAGTCTCCACTACTGAGACAGGTGATGAAAGCGCCATCACCCAAGCCTCAACTACTCAGGCAGCTGATGCTGGAGTCATCACCAAAGTCTCCACTACTGAGACAG GTGATGGAAGCGCCATCACCAAAGTCTCCACTACTGAGACAGGTGATGGAAGCGCCATCACCAAAGTCTCCACTACTGAGACAGGTGATGGAAGCGCCATCACCAAAGTCTCCACTACTGAGACAGGTGATGGAAGCGTCATCACCAAAGTCTCCACTACCCAGGCAGGTGATGGAAGCATCATCACCAAAGTCTCCACTACTGAGACAGGTGATGGAGGCGCCATCACCAAAGTCTCCACTACCCAGGCAGGTGATGCTGGAGTCATCACCAAAGCCTCAACGAACTGTGAGACCAATGTTGTGAGTCCACCCCGCGGCACGACCAAGAACTCCACCAGCAAGACTCTCCGCCGCCGGAAGACCAAGAAGCCCAAATGTCGCCCCCGAGGTACAGACACCGTGACTCCCGAGGGACACAGCGCGCCTTACACATGGACGGACGCATTTATGGACGGCACGGCGATCTGTAGCGTGGTCCTGTCCTGCGTCCTGTTGTACTGGACTGACTGGGGACGCGCCGCCACGCCCACCTGGAGGCCCTGA
- the LOC126998057 gene encoding uncharacterized protein LOC126998057 isoform X21, with translation MGHKVSREKVNVVVSLRESLCRLDTLKVSYRGRGCLKRRREIACFTFPVTGWWCAEGIAACEAEGGLRVPLAALKQKDGNRTVQLRCSSGRKTLLKGSMSLERFLDNVEFLHFSLFCDSQDPSVAYTSMRCNGRRCDEAARPPVYHQEKGVKEASSPAQASTTQAGDGSAITQDSTTQAGNGSAITKVSTTETGDGSAITKVSTTETGDGSAITKVSTTETGDGSAITKVSTTETGDGSVITKVSTTQAGDGSIITKVSTTETGDGGAITKVSTTQAGDAGVITKASTNCETNVVSPPRGTTKNSTSKTLRRRKTKKPKCRPRGTDTVTPEGHSAPYTWTDAFMDGTAICSVVLSCVLLYWTDWGRAATPTWRP, from the exons ATGGGTCACAAAGTATCCCGAGAGAAAGTGAACGTGGTAGTTAGCCTGCGGGAAAGCCTGTGCAGGCTGGACACCCTCAAGGTGTCTTACAGGGGCCGGGGATGCCTCAAGAGGCGACGGGAGATCGCCTGCTTTACCTTCCCCGTGACCGGCTGGTGGTGCGCCGAGGGGATAGCGGCGTGTGAGGCCGAGGGCGGCCTGCGCGTGCCCTTGGCCGCGCTCAAGCAAAAGGACGGCAATAGGACCGTCCAGCTGCGATGCAGCTCCGGCAGGAAGACCCTGCTGAAGGGATCGATGAGTCTGGAAAGGTTCCTCGATAACGTCGAGTTCCTGCACTTTTCGTTATTCTGTGACAGCCAAGACCCAAGCGTGGCGTACACCAGCATGAGGTGCAACGGGCGCCGCTGCGATGAGGCTGCGCGGCCCCCAGTGTATCACCAGGAAAAGGGCGTGAAAGAGGCCAGTAGCCCCGCCCAAGCCTCAACTACCCAGGCAGGTGATGGAAGCGCCATCACCCAAGACTCAACTACTCAGGCAGGTAATGGAAGCGCCATCACCAAAGTCTCCACTACTGAGACAG GTGATGGAAGCGCCATCACCAAAGTCTCCACTACTGAGACAGGTGATGGAAGCGCCATCACCAAAGTCTCCACTACTGAGACAGGTGATGGAAGCGCCATCACCAAAGTCTCCACTACTGAGACAGGTGATGGAAGCGTCATCACCAAAGTCTCCACTACCCAGGCAGGTGATGGAAGCATCATCACCAAAGTCTCCACTACTGAGACAGGTGATGGAGGCGCCATCACCAAAGTCTCCACTACCCAGGCAGGTGATGCTGGAGTCATCACCAAAGCCTCAACGAACTGTGAGACCAATGTTGTGAGTCCACCCCGCGGCACGACCAAGAACTCCACCAGCAAGACTCTCCGCCGCCGGAAGACCAAGAAGCCCAAATGTCGCCCCCGAGGTACAGACACCGTGACTCCCGAGGGACACAGCGCGCCTTACACATGGACGGACGCATTTATGGACGGCACGGCGATCTGTAGCGTGGTCCTGTCCTGCGTCCTGTTGTACTGGACTGACTGGGGACGCGCCGCCACGCCCACCTGGAGGCCCTGA
- the LOC126998057 gene encoding uncharacterized protein LOC126998057 isoform X41 has protein sequence MGHKVSREKVNVVVSLRESLCRLDTLKVSYRGRGCLKRRREIACFTFPVTGWWCAEGIAACEAEGGLRVPLAALKQKDGNRTVQLRCSSGRKTLLKGSMSLERFLDNVEFLHFSLFCDSQDPSVAYTSMRCNGRRCDEAARPPVYHQEKGVKEASSPAQASTTQAGDGSAITQDSTTQAGNGSAITKVSTTETGDGSIITKVSTTGTGDGSVIITKVSTTETGDGGAITKVSTTQAGDAGVITKASTNCETNVVSPPRGTTKNSTSKTLRRRKTKKPKCRPRGTDTVTPEGHSAPYTWTDAFMDGTAICSVVLSCVLLYWTDWGRAATPTWRP, from the exons ATGGGTCACAAAGTATCCCGAGAGAAAGTGAACGTGGTAGTTAGCCTGCGGGAAAGCCTGTGCAGGCTGGACACCCTCAAGGTGTCTTACAGGGGCCGGGGATGCCTCAAGAGGCGACGGGAGATCGCCTGCTTTACCTTCCCCGTGACCGGCTGGTGGTGCGCCGAGGGGATAGCGGCGTGTGAGGCCGAGGGCGGCCTGCGCGTGCCCTTGGCCGCGCTCAAGCAAAAGGACGGCAATAGGACCGTCCAGCTGCGATGCAGCTCCGGCAGGAAGACCCTGCTGAAGGGATCGATGAGTCTGGAAAGGTTCCTCGATAACGTCGAGTTCCTGCACTTTTCGTTATTCTGTGACAGCCAAGACCCAAGCGTGGCGTACACCAGCATGAGGTGCAACGGGCGCCGCTGCGATGAGGCTGCGCGGCCCCCAGTGTATCACCAGGAAAAGGGCGTGAAAGAGGCCAGTAGCCCCGCCCAAGCCTCAACTACCCAGGCAGGTGATGGAAGCGCCATCACCCAAGACTCAACTACTCAGGCAGGTAATGGAAGCGCCATCACCAAAGTCTCCACTACTGAGACAG GTGATGGAAGCATCATCACCAAAGTCTCCACTActgggacaggtgatggaagcgTCATCATCACCAAAGTCTCCACTACTGAGACAG GTGATGGAGGCGCCATCACCAAAGTCTCCACTACCCAGGCAGGTGATGCTGGAGTCATCACCAAAGCCTCAACGAACTGTGAGACCAATGTTGTGAGTCCACCCCGCGGCACGACCAAGAACTCCACCAGCAAGACTCTCCGCCGCCGGAAGACCAAGAAGCCCAAATGTCGCCCCCGAGGTACAGACACCGTGACTCCCGAGGGACACAGCGCGCCTTACACATGGACGGACGCATTTATGGACGGCACGGCGATCTGTAGCGTGGTCCTGTCCTGCGTCCTGTTGTACTGGACTGACTGGGGACGCGCCGCCACGCCCACCTGGAGGCCCTGA
- the LOC126998057 gene encoding uncharacterized protein LOC126998057 isoform X39 — translation MGHKVSREKVNVVVSLRESLCRLDTLKVSYRGRGCLKRRREIACFTFPVTGWWCAEGIAACEAEGGLRVPLAALKQKDGNRTVQLRCSSGRKTLLKGSMSLERFLDNVEFLHFSLFCDSQDPSVAYTSMRCNGRRCDEAARPPVYHQEKGVKEASSPAQASTTQAGDGSAITQDSTTQAGNGSAITKVSTTETGDGSVIITKVSTTETGDGSAITKVSTTETGDGGAITKVSTTQAGDAGVITKASTNCETNVVSPPRGTTKNSTSKTLRRRKTKKPKCRPRGTDTVTPEGHSAPYTWTDAFMDGTAICSVVLSCVLLYWTDWGRAATPTWRP, via the exons ATGGGTCACAAAGTATCCCGAGAGAAAGTGAACGTGGTAGTTAGCCTGCGGGAAAGCCTGTGCAGGCTGGACACCCTCAAGGTGTCTTACAGGGGCCGGGGATGCCTCAAGAGGCGACGGGAGATCGCCTGCTTTACCTTCCCCGTGACCGGCTGGTGGTGCGCCGAGGGGATAGCGGCGTGTGAGGCCGAGGGCGGCCTGCGCGTGCCCTTGGCCGCGCTCAAGCAAAAGGACGGCAATAGGACCGTCCAGCTGCGATGCAGCTCCGGCAGGAAGACCCTGCTGAAGGGATCGATGAGTCTGGAAAGGTTCCTCGATAACGTCGAGTTCCTGCACTTTTCGTTATTCTGTGACAGCCAAGACCCAAGCGTGGCGTACACCAGCATGAGGTGCAACGGGCGCCGCTGCGATGAGGCTGCGCGGCCCCCAGTGTATCACCAGGAAAAGGGCGTGAAAGAGGCCAGTAGCCCCGCCCAAGCCTCAACTACCCAGGCAGGTGATGGAAGCGCCATCACCCAAGACTCAACTACTCAGGCAGGTAATGGAAGCGCCATCACCAAAGTCTCCACTACTGAGACAG gtgatggaagcgTCATCATCACCAAAGTCTCCACTACTGAGACAGGTGATGGAAGCGCCATCACCAAAGTCTCCACTACTGAGACAG GTGATGGAGGCGCCATCACCAAAGTCTCCACTACCCAGGCAGGTGATGCTGGAGTCATCACCAAAGCCTCAACGAACTGTGAGACCAATGTTGTGAGTCCACCCCGCGGCACGACCAAGAACTCCACCAGCAAGACTCTCCGCCGCCGGAAGACCAAGAAGCCCAAATGTCGCCCCCGAGGTACAGACACCGTGACTCCCGAGGGACACAGCGCGCCTTACACATGGACGGACGCATTTATGGACGGCACGGCGATCTGTAGCGTGGTCCTGTCCTGCGTCCTGTTGTACTGGACTGACTGGGGACGCGCCGCCACGCCCACCTGGAGGCCCTGA